A window of the Wolbachia endosymbiont (group A) of Pogonocherus hispidulus genome harbors these coding sequences:
- the dxr gene encoding 1-deoxy-D-xylulose-5-phosphate reductoisomerase: MKKVSVLGSTGSVGKKTVDLLSKRKEEYQVEALSAHSDFALLAHQAKLLNAKYVAISDERFYKDLRENLLGTDVKIAIGATNIATIPVDLSVVAIIGIAGLEPVMHIIESGTKVIALANKESIVCGGKLLLKKAKEKNVQIIPIDSEHNAIFQVLQNDDKCVEKIILTASGGPFLNYSSEQLRNVMVDQALSHPTWNMGKKISVDSATMTNKALEIIEAHNLFNISPDKIEAIVHPESIVHGIVTYKDGFNFAVLAETDMAIPISYALSWPERLVLNYKLDLTKQGKLTFQEADHKRFPALKLSIEVLNSSAPQTNSIVLNAANEIAVNEFLKSRIGFLEIVEVVESTMENFDSYTDINSLSDIINIDCESRVIANKIVESKIIAYS; the protein is encoded by the coding sequence GTGAAAAAGGTTTCAGTTTTAGGATCAACAGGAAGTGTTGGAAAAAAGACTGTAGATTTGCTCTCAAAGAGAAAAGAAGAATACCAAGTGGAAGCACTAAGTGCCCATTCAGACTTTGCTCTACTGGCACACCAAGCAAAACTGCTGAATGCAAAATACGTTGCTATCTCCGATGAAAGGTTTTACAAAGATTTAAGAGAAAACCTACTTGGCACAGATGTAAAAATAGCAATTGGCGCTACAAATATTGCTACCATACCTGTTGATCTCTCAGTTGTTGCAATAATTGGCATTGCAGGCCTTGAGCCAGTTATGCACATCATAGAAAGCGGTACTAAAGTCATTGCACTAGCAAACAAAGAAAGCATTGTTTGCGGTGGAAAGTTATTACTCAAAAAAGCTAAAGAAAAAAACGTACAAATAATCCCTATCGACTCTGAACACAACGCAATTTTTCAAGTTTTGCAAAATGACGACAAATGCGTAGAAAAGATCATACTTACTGCTTCTGGTGGACCATTCTTAAACTATAGTTCTGAGCAATTAAGAAATGTCATGGTAGATCAGGCGCTTAGTCACCCCACTTGGAATATGGGAAAGAAAATCTCGGTTGATAGTGCAACAATGACGAATAAGGCACTAGAGATAATAGAAGCACATAACTTGTTTAACATCAGCCCGGATAAAATTGAAGCAATAGTGCATCCTGAGTCAATAGTACATGGAATTGTAACTTATAAGGATGGGTTCAACTTTGCTGTGCTTGCAGAAACTGACATGGCAATCCCCATTTCATATGCTCTATCTTGGCCAGAAAGATTAGTTTTAAATTATAAATTAGATTTAACAAAGCAAGGAAAATTGACCTTTCAAGAGGCAGACCATAAGCGTTTTCCTGCGCTAAAGCTTAGCATAGAAGTGTTAAACTCTTCTGCTCCACAAACAAACAGTATTGTGCTCAATGCTGCAAATGAAATAGCTGTTAATGAATTTTTGAAGTCACGAATCGGCTTTTTAGAAATAGTAGAGGTAGTGGAATCAACAATGGAAAATTTTGATAGTTATACTGATATTAATTCACTATCTGATATAATAAATATTGATTGTGAAAGCCGTGTTATTGCTAATAAAATTGTTGAAAGTAAAATTATTGCGTATAGCTAG
- the coaE gene encoding dephospho-CoA kinase (Dephospho-CoA kinase (CoaE) performs the final step in coenzyme A biosynthesis.) yields MIIGLTGGIGVGKSFVANCFQEFGAAVFDADSVVHQLYKVDKSIISYAEKNFPGVVVNGEIGRTVLSKYFLAYDENWKQFQSLVHSAVLRELEFFIAKEKKIDRKLLVLDVPLLLETKFHSYCDLIIFIYADSVVQAQRLNERNIDKEKLNLISDVQLSIEEKRKMSDFIIDTSVSKEHVFSQVKDIVDSLNLNT; encoded by the coding sequence ATGATCATAGGTCTAACAGGCGGAATTGGGGTAGGAAAGAGCTTTGTAGCTAATTGCTTTCAAGAGTTTGGTGCTGCTGTGTTTGATGCTGATTCTGTTGTACACCAACTTTATAAAGTGGATAAAAGCATAATAAGTTATGCAGAAAAAAATTTTCCTGGAGTGGTAGTAAATGGTGAAATAGGTAGAACAGTACTGTCTAAATATTTCTTAGCCTACGATGAAAATTGGAAACAATTTCAATCTTTGGTTCACTCTGCTGTGCTGCGTGAATTAGAATTTTTTATTGCCAAGGAAAAAAAGATCGATAGAAAGCTTTTAGTTTTAGATGTGCCACTTCTATTAGAAACAAAATTTCATTCATACTGTGATCTTATTATTTTTATCTATGCAGATAGCGTTGTGCAAGCTCAAAGACTTAACGAACGCAACATAGATAAAGAAAAGCTAAATTTAATCTCCGATGTTCAGTTATCTATTGAGGAAAAAAGGAAGATGAGTGACTTTATTATCGATACCAGTGTAAGTAAAGAGCATGTTTTTTCTCAAGTAAAAGATATAGTGGATTCATTAAACCTAAACACGTAG
- a CDS encoding ribonuclease D, with amino-acid sequence MLINTTSELEDICEGLIAKKPKFIAVDTEFIRNNLTYYPKLSLIQISYGEKSFIVDALVPEIDLSFIKKIMLNQGITKVFHSCRQDIESLLTVFKCIPTPIFDTQVAAMFCHYYHDFIGYSKVVEQYQGVVLDKIKAKNSDWLRRPLSEDQLDYAINDVVHLYDLYQILCNKLEENNRMCWFQEEMESIVNINKYLHSPKDAWKRIKFNYEANPRLVLTVKAVSEWQETLAQRYNMNRNKVINNAVIAGFIEKNVEHVDEILDDLKRNAKNIKDADLLEFVNIFNENEKNWMQQNSILPNNYDKSVFDILSIILDSKCKESNISRKLVSSKDELTGSISGQIDKLFKGWRYDFFGRSVESFLNTSSKFEISAVKSANNTTKIWSNLVENNCC; translated from the coding sequence ATGTTAATTAATACAACGTCGGAGCTGGAGGACATATGTGAGGGGTTGATAGCAAAAAAGCCGAAATTTATAGCAGTTGACACGGAGTTCATTAGAAATAATTTAACCTACTACCCAAAATTATCGTTAATTCAAATTTCTTACGGAGAGAAGAGTTTTATTGTAGATGCATTAGTGCCAGAAATTGATTTATCATTCATTAAGAAAATAATGCTAAATCAGGGGATAACCAAAGTGTTTCATAGCTGCCGGCAGGATATAGAATCCTTACTCACTGTGTTTAAATGTATTCCCACTCCCATTTTTGATACCCAAGTTGCCGCTATGTTTTGTCATTATTATCATGACTTTATTGGTTACTCAAAAGTAGTAGAGCAATATCAAGGAGTAGTGCTGGATAAAATTAAAGCTAAAAATTCAGATTGGTTAAGGCGTCCGTTGTCCGAGGATCAGTTAGACTATGCAATAAACGACGTGGTACACCTATATGACTTATACCAAATATTGTGCAATAAACTTGAAGAAAATAATAGGATGTGTTGGTTTCAAGAAGAGATGGAATCAATAGTTAATATAAATAAGTATTTACATAGTCCAAAAGATGCATGGAAGAGAATTAAATTTAATTATGAAGCAAATCCAAGATTGGTATTAACTGTTAAAGCAGTTAGTGAATGGCAAGAGACCTTAGCACAGCGCTATAATATGAATCGTAATAAAGTAATTAATAATGCTGTAATAGCTGGTTTTATTGAAAAAAATGTAGAGCATGTTGATGAGATTTTAGATGATCTCAAGAGGAATGCAAAAAATATAAAAGATGCAGATTTACTAGAGTTTGTGAATATTTTTAATGAAAATGAAAAAAATTGGATGCAGCAAAACAGCATCTTACCGAATAATTATGACAAATCTGTATTCGATATACTCTCAATTATTTTAGATAGTAAATGTAAAGAAAGTAACATATCAAGGAAATTAGTTTCTTCAAAAGATGAGTTAACCGGGTCAATATCTGGGCAGATAGATAAACTATTCAAGGGGTGGAGATACGATTTTTTTGGCAGGTCAGTTGAATCATTTTTGAACACAAGCTCAAAATTTGAGATTTCAGCAGTGAAATCCGCAAATAATACAACTAAAATTTGGAGTAATTTGGTGGAGAATAACTGTTGCTAA
- a CDS encoding IS4 family transposase, which produces MPTSIRFCKGQEEGSEDIALVRAINEAKVKKEDILLFDRGIRKVGTFAEFDEKEYKFITRVETSRKHDVVSRSKVIQGQQQDGSEILEDIIVNLYRAQGKIAEKHNLRLIKIKNKAGNEIWFLTNLFTMPAYDVAQAYRRRWDIEVFFKFIKQNLGYKHFLSHSMNGMKVYIYMIIITALLFLVYKIKNNLHGFKMALLQFTLDLNDSFIRSIVLLSGGNLHVVDHLISRHF; this is translated from the coding sequence TTGCCAACAAGTATAAGGTTTTGTAAAGGGCAAGAAGAAGGTAGTGAAGACATAGCACTGGTAAGGGCAATCAACGAAGCAAAAGTTAAAAAAGAGGATATTTTGCTATTTGATAGGGGAATCAGAAAGGTTGGAACTTTTGCTGAGTTTGATGAGAAGGAATACAAATTTATAACAAGAGTTGAAACAAGCAGAAAGCATGATGTTGTAAGTAGGAGTAAAGTTATTCAAGGACAACAGCAAGATGGATCAGAAATTTTAGAAGATATAATAGTTAATCTTTATCGCGCACAGGGCAAAATTGCAGAAAAGCATAACTTACGTTTGATAAAAATCAAAAACAAGGCAGGAAATGAAATATGGTTTTTAACTAACTTGTTTACGATGCCTGCTTATGATGTTGCACAGGCGTATAGGCGAAGGTGGGACATAGAAGTATTCTTCAAATTTATAAAGCAAAACCTTGGATATAAACACTTTTTGAGCCATAGCATGAACGGAATGAAAGTATATATTTATATGATTATTATTACAGCCCTGCTGTTTCTCGTTTATAAAATTAAAAACAATTTACATGGATTTAAAATGGCATTATTGCAATTTACACTAGATCTTAATGATTCTTTTATACGCTCAATTGTTTTACTATCAGGAGGTAATTTACATGTTGTCGATCATCTTATATCACGCCATTTTTGA
- a CDS encoding NAD(P)H-dependent flavin oxidoreductase, which translates to MKNKIKKIVISGKEVWPIIEGGKGIAISDGRSSGAFAAADAVGTFSGANAKLIDDNGELVQLIYKGKTRNEKHSELIEYSIKAGISQAKIANEISKGHGRIHMNVLWEMGAAERVLHGILEKAKGLVHGITCGAGMPYRLGEIAAKYQVYYYPIVSSVRAFKALWKRTYQRISSYLLGGVVYEDPWLAGGHNGLSNSEDPKLPQAPFERVAELRSFMNEIGLSETPIVMAGGVWHLKDWEHWFDNLQIGPIAFQFGTRPLLTKESPISAEWKKKLLTLEEGDVFLNKFSPTGFYSSAVKNNFIRELQKRNSRQIKFSENASEEFSSEFAMGSRGRKIYLTSKDKELANTWTKAGYTEAMKTPDTTVIFVTPGKFAEIRQDQINCMGCLSHCLFSNWRDHGDHSTGRKPDPRSFCIQKTLQNIIHDGNIENELMFSGHNVYKFKQDPFYENGYVPTVKELVERILTGY; encoded by the coding sequence TTGAAAAATAAGATAAAAAAGATAGTAATTTCAGGAAAGGAAGTGTGGCCAATCATCGAGGGCGGCAAAGGCATTGCAATTAGTGATGGGAGATCAAGCGGAGCATTTGCTGCAGCAGATGCTGTGGGTACGTTTTCTGGTGCAAATGCTAAGCTTATTGATGATAATGGTGAGTTAGTGCAGCTGATTTACAAAGGCAAAACAAGAAATGAAAAACACAGTGAATTGATTGAGTATAGTATTAAAGCTGGAATCAGTCAGGCAAAAATAGCGAATGAAATATCAAAAGGTCATGGAAGAATACATATGAATGTGCTTTGGGAGATGGGAGCAGCAGAACGCGTGCTTCATGGCATATTAGAAAAAGCAAAAGGCTTAGTTCATGGTATTACCTGCGGTGCTGGTATGCCTTATAGGCTTGGAGAAATTGCAGCTAAATATCAGGTTTATTATTACCCTATTGTCTCATCGGTGCGTGCTTTTAAAGCATTATGGAAGCGTACTTACCAAAGAATATCTTCCTATTTGCTTGGTGGAGTAGTGTATGAAGATCCATGGCTTGCTGGAGGGCACAATGGACTCAGTAACAGTGAAGACCCAAAGCTACCACAGGCTCCATTTGAAAGAGTTGCAGAGCTTAGATCTTTCATGAACGAGATCGGTCTTTCAGAAACACCAATTGTTATGGCAGGAGGAGTGTGGCATTTGAAAGATTGGGAACATTGGTTTGACAATCTGCAAATTGGACCAATAGCTTTTCAGTTTGGCACTCGTCCACTTTTGACGAAAGAAAGCCCAATTTCTGCAGAGTGGAAAAAGAAGCTACTCACTTTAGAAGAAGGTGATGTATTTTTAAATAAATTCAGTCCAACAGGGTTTTACTCATCTGCAGTAAAAAATAACTTCATACGTGAGTTGCAGAAACGGAATTCACGTCAAATAAAGTTTTCAGAAAATGCCAGCGAAGAATTTAGTAGTGAATTTGCAATGGGTAGCAGAGGTAGGAAGATCTACCTTACTTCAAAAGACAAAGAGCTGGCAAATACATGGACTAAAGCAGGGTATACAGAAGCAATGAAAACTCCAGATACAACTGTTATTTTTGTGACGCCAGGCAAGTTTGCAGAGATAAGACAAGATCAAATCAATTGTATGGGATGCTTAAGTCATTGTTTGTTTAGCAATTGGAGAGATCACGGCGACCATTCAACAGGACGAAAGCCAGATCCACGTAGTTTTTGCATACAAAAAACACTGCAAAACATTATACACGATGGTAATATTGAGAACGAACTCATGTTTTCCGGGCACAATGTGTACAAATTTAAGCAAGATCCGTTTTATGAGAATGGCTACGTACCGACAGTAAAAGAGCTGGTGGAAAGGATATTAACTGGGTATTAA
- the topA gene encoding type I DNA topoisomerase, whose protein sequence is MALLIVESPAKAKTIGKYLSKEFKVAASFGHVRDLPAKNGSVDPDNDFAIKYETIEKAEKYIKELVKAASKASDIYLATDPDREGEAMAWHVIETLKEKKAISNENNIYRVVFNEITKRAVQEAIKNPREINMDLVRAQQTRRALDYLVGFSLSPLLWTKLSGSKSAGRVQSVALKLICEREDEISKFITQEYWSIKAEMQNSKDEAFFAMLSHYDNKKLEKFDIKNEEEAKNLVREIESRQYAVSTVERKQVKRNPLPPFITSSLQQDAVNKLYFNVKNVMRIAQNLYEGIDIGGETVGLITYMRTDGFHIADEAINSIRGSIKSLYGDKYLPQSPRKYVKKVKNAQEAHEAIRPTDINRTPGSIKDYLTPEQFKLYDLIWKRTIASQMESAILDQVVVEISSTDQKVILRASGSSIFFDGFYKVYQDNMEAENEGLLPAMKEGEACKLISVEPKQHFTQPPPRYSEASIVKKMEEIGIGRPSTYATIISVLQDREYVSLDSKRFIPSSRGKIVTIFLETFFQRCVEYDFTAQMEEKLDLISNGHADWKKELGHFWVPFFGHVNSVKQMTHDEVFSGIHDLVIDWFCSEEGKKEVNTKCPICSDGILKLNFGRTGVFLGCSNYPECNHTKEITGSNDNSEYPKSLGIDDITGQEVVIKKGPFGLYLQFNNESEKKKAVPIPKDINVNEIDLSTATQLLSLPKVIGEHPKTGKEVKIGLGRFGYYIFYDGRYFSLKKSSKEVLNTELSEAVQIIANSPRKELKPLGVNEKGKEVFICNGRYGFYIKCGKTNVALGKSADIESIDLKKALELIKNKK, encoded by the coding sequence ATGGCATTATTAATAGTTGAATCACCTGCGAAAGCAAAGACAATAGGCAAATATTTAAGTAAAGAGTTCAAAGTAGCTGCATCCTTTGGACATGTGAGGGATCTTCCAGCAAAAAACGGTTCTGTCGATCCGGATAATGATTTTGCTATAAAGTATGAAACCATTGAAAAAGCAGAAAAGTATATAAAAGAGTTAGTAAAAGCAGCGAGTAAAGCATCAGATATATATCTTGCAACAGACCCAGACAGAGAAGGGGAAGCAATGGCTTGGCATGTGATAGAGACATTAAAAGAAAAGAAAGCAATCAGTAATGAAAACAACATTTATAGAGTAGTCTTTAATGAGATAACAAAGAGAGCAGTTCAAGAAGCAATAAAGAATCCACGTGAAATTAATATGGACTTAGTGCGCGCACAGCAAACACGCAGAGCTTTGGATTATCTAGTTGGATTTAGTTTGTCACCACTGTTATGGACGAAATTGTCGGGGAGCAAGTCTGCAGGGCGAGTGCAGTCTGTTGCATTAAAGCTTATATGCGAACGGGAAGATGAAATCAGTAAGTTTATAACACAGGAGTATTGGAGCATAAAGGCAGAAATGCAAAATAGCAAAGATGAGGCTTTTTTTGCTATGCTAAGCCACTATGATAATAAAAAGCTAGAAAAATTTGATATTAAGAATGAAGAAGAGGCAAAGAACTTAGTCAGGGAGATTGAGTCAAGGCAGTATGCTGTAAGCACAGTAGAACGCAAGCAAGTTAAGAGAAACCCGCTTCCTCCATTTATTACTTCAAGTCTTCAGCAAGATGCAGTGAATAAGCTGTATTTTAACGTGAAAAATGTTATGCGCATAGCGCAAAATTTATATGAAGGTATCGATATTGGTGGTGAAACTGTAGGGTTGATAACTTACATGCGTACAGATGGGTTTCATATTGCAGATGAGGCTATAAACTCAATTAGAGGGTCAATTAAGTCGTTATATGGTGATAAATATTTACCACAGTCTCCTCGTAAATATGTAAAAAAGGTCAAAAATGCTCAAGAAGCACATGAAGCAATTCGTCCAACTGATATTAATAGAACGCCGGGTAGTATTAAGGATTACTTAACGCCAGAGCAATTTAAATTGTACGATTTAATCTGGAAAAGAACCATTGCAAGTCAAATGGAATCGGCGATTCTTGATCAAGTGGTAGTTGAAATTAGTTCTACTGATCAGAAAGTGATTCTGCGAGCAAGTGGATCAAGTATATTCTTTGATGGTTTTTATAAAGTCTATCAAGATAACATGGAAGCCGAAAATGAAGGCCTGCTACCTGCCATGAAGGAAGGGGAAGCGTGTAAGCTGATTTCAGTTGAGCCAAAACAGCATTTCACTCAACCGCCACCTCGTTATAGTGAAGCAAGTATTGTTAAAAAAATGGAAGAAATCGGTATAGGTCGCCCATCAACTTATGCAACAATTATTTCGGTATTACAAGATCGTGAGTATGTTTCATTGGATAGCAAAAGATTTATTCCAAGCAGCCGCGGTAAAATCGTTACTATATTTTTAGAAACTTTTTTTCAGCGTTGTGTAGAGTATGATTTCACAGCACAAATGGAAGAAAAGCTTGATTTAATCTCAAATGGACATGCAGATTGGAAAAAAGAATTAGGCCACTTTTGGGTGCCATTTTTTGGTCATGTAAACTCTGTCAAGCAAATGACGCATGATGAAGTTTTCAGCGGCATTCACGATTTGGTAATCGATTGGTTTTGTTCAGAAGAAGGAAAAAAAGAGGTGAATACGAAATGTCCTATTTGCTCTGATGGCATATTGAAATTGAACTTTGGGCGAACAGGAGTGTTCCTTGGATGTTCTAACTATCCTGAATGCAACCATACAAAAGAAATTACGGGCAGTAATGACAATTCAGAATATCCAAAAAGTTTAGGTATAGATGATATAACAGGACAAGAGGTAGTAATTAAAAAAGGTCCTTTTGGGCTTTACCTGCAGTTTAATAATGAGTCAGAAAAGAAAAAAGCGGTTCCTATACCAAAAGATATAAATGTTAATGAGATTGATCTGAGCACCGCTACTCAATTACTTTCCTTGCCGAAAGTAATCGGAGAACACCCAAAAACCGGAAAGGAAGTAAAAATAGGCCTTGGACGATTCGGGTACTATATTTTCTATGATGGTAGATACTTTTCTCTTAAGAAAAGCTCCAAAGAGGTGCTGAATACAGAATTGAGCGAAGCTGTACAAATTATTGCAAACAGTCCACGCAAAGAGTTAAAACCTCTCGGGGTTAATGAAAAAGGAAAAGAAGTTTTCATCTGCAACGGTAGGTATGGATTCTATATAAAATGCGGTAAAACGAACGTTGCTTTGGGCAAGAGTGCAGATATTGAGAGTATAGATTTGAAGAAGGCTTTAGAGTTGATTAAGAATAAAAAGTAG